In a genomic window of Lycium ferocissimum isolate CSIRO_LF1 chromosome 9, AGI_CSIRO_Lferr_CH_V1, whole genome shotgun sequence:
- the LOC132029343 gene encoding zinc finger BED domain-containing protein DAYSLEEPER-like isoform X1, with protein sequence MHLDAHLLSLIHRSTSDSSSSNTSTKSAKVRNRIQMKRNKQDGTSLGGKSELEKYLSEELEPNDDDNDDGDSFDILSWWKAHSPKYKILSEMARDVLEIPISSVASECAFSIGGRILDSFRSSLTPKLVQVVICLQDWRRNEPYPVNVEEDFNDLMKLELDMVDSSKDSLVLDL encoded by the exons ATGCATCTCGACGCACATCTTCTCTCTCTGATTCATCGGTCGACATCGGATTCATCTAGCTCTAACACTAGCACAAAATCAGCAAAAGTGAGAAATAGGATCCAAATGAAGAGGAACAAACAAGATGGTACAAGTTTGGGTGGTAAGTCGGAGTTGGAAAAGTATCTTAGTGAAGAACTAGAGCcgaatgatgatgataatgatgatggggATAGTTTTGATATCTTATCATGGTGGAAAGCTCATTCtcctaaatataaaattctttCCGAGATGGCTCGTGATGTGTTGGAAATTCCTATTTCTAGTGTGGCATCGGAATGTGCATTTAGCATCGGGGGCCGTATTCTTGATTCATTTAGGAGTTCTTTGACTCCGAAATTGGTCCAAGTTGTTATTTGTCTTCAAGATTGGCGTCGAAATGAGCCTTATCCCGTAAATGTTGAAGAAGATTTTAATGATCTTATGAAACTTGAACTTG ATATGGTTGATAGCTCAAAAGATTCCCTTGTTCTTGATTTGTAA
- the LOC132029343 gene encoding uncharacterized protein LOC132029343 isoform X2, which yields MEDEASRTTNVSGSAPITESLDSTPEVEQHPVTVKRKAIEPRSAAWSHYDKLIEDGINKAKCKYCDMVDSSKDSLVLDL from the exons ATGGAAGATGAAGCAAGTCGAACAACCAATGTCAGTGGAAGCGCACCTATTACTGAGTCTCTTGATTCAACACCGGAAGTTGAACAACATCCAGTGActgtgaagaggaaagctatAGAACCAAGATCTGCTGCTTGGTCGCATTATGATAAGCTCATAGAAGATGGAATTAATAAAGCAAAGTGCAAGTATTGTG ATATGGTTGATAGCTCAAAAGATTCCCTTGTTCTTGATTTGTAA